The Paenibacillus sp. FSL R7-0204 genome includes a region encoding these proteins:
- a CDS encoding sensor domain-containing diguanylate cyclase encodes MSEQEAYGHRDRDGRMLLQDMRQSGGEYEDPAAWLKETDIVSHDFPYAASLIAESFREWQGQGVPSFAKTWSWCVLNYEGDWIEPGSEFRQGRWRAEWEEAAGICLQTGGMYAAEVLEEGQAYSLLALPVFTRGHREIFAVLGCRMPAEQYESGGKHTAEAMSMHFQTCFYHRFEHVFVSDLAGIHLHAEREGSRRSLLFQIVQRMHDNIDVDAVLTEVIDSIAAMYPGARLDLFMSQDHRSTHPQVKPLPLTWADNDVCARAFKDGRVTLHTGREENGNVEVGLPLGGKQGVYGVFHMIMDKASFHELDLSFLTMVADTAGTAFENAKLYERSNQLIRELRMSNELTQRLNQSLRLGDIFQFAFEELLAMFEADYCCILHMNEERGGLEVIACNYLPLLREILDGNMGLGSKVYATGEPLLLSDYKYAAGQTSTLMDATGSQSLIATPLNVGGEVRGAIMLAHKQAHFFSYDSYRLLQAMAGHIGLAVGNARLHAEVRRLANRDTLTGLFARHYLDEEIKQRQSSDFCGTLIVVDIDQFKMVNDTYGHQKGDKILKQVSDIVKTSIRQGDVAARWGGEELAVYLPQLGVQQAVFVGERIRKRVMGETEPRVTVSCGVAEWSWTDDRVSVESLFYRADMALYEAKNNGRNQVVIDNKTTEK; translated from the coding sequence ATGTCAGAGCAGGAGGCATACGGCCATAGGGATCGGGACGGCCGTATGCTGTTACAGGACATGAGGCAATCCGGCGGAGAGTATGAAGATCCCGCCGCCTGGCTGAAGGAGACGGATATCGTGTCTCACGATTTTCCCTACGCCGCCAGCTTGATTGCCGAGAGTTTCAGGGAATGGCAAGGACAGGGAGTCCCCTCCTTCGCGAAGACCTGGAGCTGGTGTGTGCTGAATTATGAAGGTGATTGGATTGAGCCCGGCTCTGAATTCCGGCAGGGGCGCTGGAGAGCAGAGTGGGAAGAAGCGGCGGGAATCTGCCTGCAGACAGGCGGGATGTATGCTGCCGAGGTTCTGGAGGAAGGACAAGCCTATTCACTTCTGGCTTTGCCGGTATTTACGCGCGGGCACCGGGAAATATTTGCTGTGCTTGGCTGCAGAATGCCTGCGGAGCAGTATGAGTCGGGAGGGAAGCATACGGCTGAAGCCATGTCGATGCATTTCCAGACCTGCTTTTATCACCGGTTTGAGCATGTGTTTGTCTCGGATCTTGCGGGGATTCATCTGCATGCCGAGCGTGAGGGCAGCCGCCGTTCGCTGCTTTTTCAGATTGTCCAGCGTATGCATGACAACATCGATGTAGACGCCGTGCTGACGGAAGTCATTGACAGTATCGCTGCGATGTACCCGGGAGCGCGGCTTGATTTGTTCATGTCCCAGGACCATCGCAGCACGCATCCTCAGGTCAAGCCGCTTCCGCTGACATGGGCAGATAATGATGTCTGTGCACGGGCCTTCAAGGATGGGCGGGTTACGCTTCATACCGGGAGGGAAGAGAACGGGAATGTAGAGGTAGGGCTTCCGCTCGGCGGCAAGCAGGGGGTATACGGTGTGTTTCATATGATTATGGACAAGGCGTCCTTCCATGAGCTGGATCTTAGCTTCCTGACCATGGTCGCGGATACCGCTGGTACAGCCTTCGAGAATGCGAAGCTGTATGAACGCTCCAATCAGCTGATCAGGGAGCTGCGCATGAGCAATGAGCTTACGCAGCGGCTGAATCAGAGTCTCAGGCTCGGCGATATTTTCCAGTTTGCTTTTGAAGAGCTGCTAGCTATGTTCGAGGCGGATTATTGCTGTATTCTCCATATGAATGAAGAACGCGGCGGGCTTGAGGTAATAGCCTGCAATTATCTGCCGCTGCTGCGTGAAATATTGGATGGCAATATGGGACTCGGCAGTAAGGTTTACGCTACGGGAGAGCCGCTGCTGCTCTCCGATTACAAATATGCTGCGGGGCAGACCTCGACGCTGATGGATGCTACCGGCTCACAGTCGCTGATCGCTACTCCGCTGAATGTGGGCGGGGAGGTGCGGGGAGCCATTATGCTGGCGCATAAGCAGGCCCACTTCTTCTCCTATGACAGCTACAGGCTGCTGCAGGCGATGGCCGGTCATATCGGGCTGGCTGTCGGAAATGCGAGGCTTCATGCCGAGGTGCGCCGCCTGGCGAACCGGGATACGCTGACCGGACTCTTCGCCCGTCACTATCTGGATGAAGAGATTAAGCAGCGGCAGTCGAGTGATTTTTGCGGAACCCTGATTGTGGTCGACATTGACCAGTTCAAGATGGTGAACGACACCTATGGACATCAGAAGGGGGACAAAATCCTGAAGCAGGTCAGCGACATCGTGAAGACCTCGATACGTCAGGGGGATGTCGCCGCCAGATGGGGCGGGGAAGAGCTTGCGGTCTATCTGCCTCAGCTTGGAGTGCAGCAGGCTGTATTCGTAGGGGAACGTATCCGCAAGCGTGTGATGGGAGAGACGGAGCCGCGTGTGACCGTGTCCTGCGGGGTCGCCGAGTGGAGCTGGACCGATGACCGGGTCAGTGTCGAATCTCTCTTTTACCGGGCGGACATGGCGCTCTACGAAGCCAAGAACAACGGGCGCAACCAGGTAGTGATCGATAACAAAACCACAGAGAAATAA
- the rpsD gene encoding 30S ribosomal protein S4: protein MARYTGPKFKLSRRLGISLSGTGKDLKRPFPPGQHGANQRRKVSNYGMQLLEKQKLRHMYGLGEKQFKTLFTKAQKLQGIAGENFMFLLESRLDNLVYRLGFANSRAGARQLVSHGHVTVNGKKVDIASYRVSIGDVIGLRERSRAMTSIKEALDNRSHLPGYLEYADGSFEGKFLRLPERAELSQDIDEKQIVEFYNR, encoded by the coding sequence ATGGCACGTTACACCGGACCTAAATTCAAACTCAGCCGCCGTCTGGGCATTTCCCTTAGCGGTACAGGCAAAGACCTGAAACGCCCTTTCCCACCAGGACAGCACGGCGCTAACCAACGCAGAAAAGTAAGTAACTACGGAATGCAGCTTTTGGAAAAACAAAAACTGCGCCACATGTACGGCCTGGGCGAAAAGCAGTTTAAAACTCTTTTCACTAAGGCACAAAAGCTCCAGGGTATTGCGGGCGAAAACTTCATGTTCCTGCTCGAAAGCCGCCTGGACAACCTGGTTTACCGTCTTGGATTCGCTAACTCCCGTGCAGGCGCACGCCAGTTGGTATCCCACGGCCACGTAACCGTTAACGGCAAAAAAGTCGACATCGCTTCTTACCGTGTAAGCATTGGCGACGTTATCGGACTTCGCGAAAGAAGCCGCGCTATGACTTCGATCAAAGAAGCTCTCGACAACCGCTCCCACCTTCCAGGCTACCTGGAATATGCTGACGGATCATTCGAAGGTAAATTCCTTCGTCTGCCAGAACGTGCCGAGCTGTCCCAGGATATCGATGAGAAGCAAATCGTCGAATTCTACAACCGTTAA
- a CDS encoding YqaE/Pmp3 family membrane protein gives MLYFLCFIPPLAVLFCKKPGSFILNIILCIAGYVPGVIHALFIVNSYKADQRNKELIRAIERGRI, from the coding sequence ATGCTTTACTTTCTCTGCTTTATTCCGCCACTTGCTGTTCTTTTCTGCAAAAAACCCGGATCGTTCATACTGAATATTATTTTATGCATTGCTGGCTATGTACCAGGAGTGATTCATGCTTTATTTATTGTTAACAGTTATAAAGCGGATCAACGGAATAAGGAACTGATTAGAGCTATTGAGCGCGGAAGGATTTAA
- a CDS encoding site-specific integrase — MSSVFNLRPPRCQLVKYLCFSKINLEVNDDLDNVLTAQELNVFLKSAEQENITNYTMLMLLAYSGIRKGEAMALRWKNINFEQSTLTIEATRDIHGYRTPKTRRSFRTVPIDALLIKQLAAYQKWCVETKFAYGMKLDKMNDFIFISFQDGQPVAGNITFYSFKRVFDRLKKQGVDIKPISAHGLRHTHATLLINQGIPVQTIADRLGNTPDMILNIYSHSFKEFEMKAVSAFSESLTSGANVGAN; from the coding sequence ATGTCGTCAGTATTCAATCTACGACCTCCCCGCTGCCAGTTGGTCAAATACCTTTGTTTCAGCAAAATTAATCTTGAGGTCAACGACGACCTGGACAATGTGTTAACAGCGCAGGAATTGAATGTGTTTCTTAAGTCAGCTGAGCAAGAAAACATTACCAACTACACCATGCTGATGCTTCTTGCTTATTCAGGAATCCGCAAGGGGGAGGCGATGGCGCTCAGATGGAAAAACATCAATTTTGAGCAATCAACTTTGACTATCGAAGCCACGCGAGATATACATGGATATCGTACGCCAAAGACTAGACGCAGTTTCCGTACCGTTCCAATTGATGCGCTTCTAATCAAGCAACTGGCCGCTTATCAAAAATGGTGTGTAGAAACCAAGTTCGCTTATGGGATGAAGCTCGACAAGATGAATGATTTTATCTTTATTTCGTTCCAGGACGGACAACCTGTAGCTGGCAACATAACGTTCTATTCTTTCAAGCGGGTATTTGACAGACTGAAGAAGCAGGGCGTAGATATCAAACCTATATCCGCTCACGGACTTCGACACACGCATGCAACGTTGTTAATTAATCAGGGTATTCCAGTGCAAACGATCGCCGACCGCTTAGGCAATACACCCGATATGATTCTTAATATCTATTCTCATTCCTTCAAGGAGTTTGAGATGAAGGCAGTCTCCGCTTTCAGCGAAAGTCTTACGAGTGGGGCTAATGTTGGGGCTAACTAG
- a CDS encoding transglycosylase domain-containing protein: MVEEKKKKTAKQRPPRRSWLRRFGSVVKWMFILGILGCLFAGGAVAGYVTSIVKDDPVRPEELIQQQVGLNAITGFAYFSDGQPIGQLRTEEDRRLIEFNDIPQLVIDAVLAIEDNNFYNHKGVDFSGTLRAVKQKVLNESVQTGGSTLTQQLARRVFLNLDRTEDRKVKEILLSLRLERFLSKQEILTAYLNKVPFGNGSNGYNVFGIKAAAKGIFGLDDLEKLNVAQAAYLAGLPQLPSKYSAFNGVGEFNETAFGRAMDRQKLVLRRMLEENKITTSQYDEALLFDIKSSLAPHTKKAYATFPYLMMETERKASEILLKLNQGTSDKAATAADSAQLLEEARQQLMTGGYRVYTTIDKKVYSAMHSISDDSSNFTKDSKARGKEQTAGMMINNKTGAILGMIEGRDFNIEQMNYATQMIRQPGSTMKPIAAYLPALDAGLIQPAGILDDAPIVMKDGGKGYHIPKNANNRYQGLVTARYALNKSLNLPALKLFNDKVGIEKAWAFSKKLGITTIQDNDYSAQTGVIGGLRYGVSVEELTNAYSSIGNGGAFNDAYMIEKIVDSQGKIVYQHKVNPEQVFSKQTAYLMTDMLRTVITDGTATTVKRSYKHFKEVPIVGKTGSTQNYGDVWFMGYSPDVTLGIWVGYKEQVNTLQGDTQKRQAQTLWAKVMNTVIDKRPELFTTKEFAQPEGIVKATVSAYSGKKPSKLTDRFTTDLFNAKFVPKESDDGISNAKYITYNGVNYIPLEGTPEDFLKEKIVVKREKPIQELVKELRAAFPAMKSHESLSYYMPQDAKTDYPTEVDPRVDDGNGPSAPGEVMVSYSTGKAVVTFTPSGSPDVVGYRLYRSLNGGSFQKQAVLAAGESTVFKPGTPASANATFYVAAVDVAGHETASGSVAGGIKPTPEPTATPEQTPDAEPTPDAGIIPDSTEDPGMIIVQPPAVDTSIPLGGNSGGNATGNNSGKPAGNANGNTGGNAATNATGNTGR; the protein is encoded by the coding sequence ATGGTTGAGGAGAAGAAAAAGAAGACCGCAAAACAGCGTCCACCGCGCAGATCCTGGCTCCGCAGGTTCGGTTCAGTTGTGAAGTGGATGTTCATACTCGGTATACTCGGCTGCCTGTTCGCCGGCGGCGCTGTAGCCGGCTACGTCACTTCAATAGTGAAGGACGACCCGGTCCGGCCCGAAGAACTAATCCAGCAGCAGGTTGGGCTGAACGCCATTACCGGCTTTGCCTATTTCAGTGACGGACAGCCGATCGGCCAGCTCCGCACAGAAGAAGACCGCAGACTTATTGAATTCAACGATATTCCGCAGCTTGTGATTGATGCCGTTCTCGCTATAGAGGACAATAATTTCTACAATCATAAAGGGGTGGATTTCAGCGGCACCCTGCGGGCCGTCAAGCAAAAGGTACTGAACGAATCCGTTCAGACCGGGGGCAGCACCCTTACCCAGCAGCTTGCACGGCGCGTGTTCCTGAACCTGGACCGCACGGAAGACCGTAAGGTGAAGGAGATCCTGCTGTCCCTGCGGCTGGAACGCTTCTTGTCCAAGCAGGAAATTTTAACGGCTTATTTAAATAAGGTTCCTTTCGGGAACGGTTCCAACGGCTATAATGTATTCGGTATCAAGGCTGCCGCCAAAGGCATCTTCGGCCTGGATGATCTGGAGAAGCTGAACGTGGCCCAGGCGGCATATCTCGCCGGCTTGCCGCAGCTCCCCTCCAAGTATTCTGCGTTCAACGGCGTAGGCGAATTCAACGAGACGGCCTTCGGCCGGGCGATGGACCGCCAGAAGCTGGTCTTACGGCGGATGCTGGAGGAGAACAAAATTACCACTTCCCAGTACGACGAGGCGCTGCTCTTCGACATCAAGAGCTCTCTTGCACCGCATACCAAGAAGGCCTATGCCACCTTCCCTTATCTCATGATGGAAACTGAACGCAAAGCGTCCGAGATCCTGTTGAAGCTGAACCAGGGTACGTCAGACAAGGCGGCCACTGCTGCCGATTCTGCACAGCTTCTGGAGGAAGCCCGCCAGCAGTTAATGACCGGCGGCTACCGTGTGTACACCACCATAGACAAGAAAGTGTACAGTGCGATGCACAGCATCTCGGATGACAGCAGTAATTTCACCAAGGACAGCAAAGCCAGAGGCAAGGAACAGACGGCCGGTATGATGATCAACAATAAGACGGGCGCGATTCTCGGTATGATTGAAGGTCGTGATTTCAACATCGAGCAGATGAACTACGCCACTCAGATGATCCGCCAGCCCGGCTCCACCATGAAGCCGATTGCAGCGTACCTGCCTGCATTGGATGCAGGGCTCATTCAGCCTGCCGGCATTCTGGATGATGCGCCGATTGTCATGAAGGACGGGGGTAAAGGCTACCACATTCCCAAGAACGCCAACAACCGTTATCAGGGTCTCGTTACCGCCCGTTATGCCCTGAACAAATCCCTGAACCTTCCGGCCTTGAAGCTGTTCAACGACAAGGTGGGTATTGAGAAGGCCTGGGCCTTCTCCAAGAAGCTGGGGATTACTACCATCCAGGACAATGACTATAGTGCTCAGACCGGGGTTATCGGGGGGCTGCGTTACGGGGTATCCGTGGAAGAGCTGACCAACGCTTATTCCTCCATCGGTAACGGCGGTGCCTTCAATGATGCTTATATGATCGAGAAGATCGTGGACAGTCAGGGTAAAATCGTCTACCAGCATAAAGTTAACCCGGAGCAGGTCTTCTCCAAGCAGACCGCTTATCTGATGACGGATATGCTGCGCACCGTAATTACTGACGGAACAGCAACTACAGTGAAGAGGAGCTACAAGCATTTCAAGGAAGTTCCGATTGTCGGCAAAACCGGCTCTACCCAGAACTATGGGGATGTCTGGTTCATGGGCTATTCCCCGGATGTCACCCTTGGAATTTGGGTGGGCTACAAAGAGCAGGTCAATACCCTTCAGGGGGATACGCAGAAGCGTCAGGCGCAGACCCTGTGGGCCAAGGTAATGAATACAGTGATTGACAAACGTCCCGAGCTGTTCACCACGAAGGAATTCGCCCAGCCGGAGGGTATCGTCAAGGCGACAGTCTCGGCATACAGCGGCAAGAAGCCATCCAAGCTGACGGACAGATTCACAACGGATCTGTTCAACGCGAAATTTGTTCCTAAGGAGAGCGACGACGGAATTTCCAATGCCAAATACATCACTTATAACGGGGTGAACTACATCCCTCTGGAAGGAACTCCTGAGGATTTCTTGAAGGAGAAGATCGTAGTCAAGCGCGAGAAGCCGATTCAGGAGCTGGTCAAAGAGCTGCGGGCCGCCTTCCCGGCGATGAAGTCGCATGAGTCACTATCGTACTACATGCCGCAGGATGCCAAGACCGACTATCCGACCGAAGTCGATCCGCGTGTCGATGATGGCAACGGGCCAAGTGCTCCCGGTGAAGTCATGGTCTCCTACAGTACGGGTAAAGCTGTAGTTACCTTCACTCCAAGCGGTTCGCCGGATGTTGTGGGCTACCGCCTCTACCGTTCTTTGAACGGCGGATCTTTCCAGAAGCAGGCCGTTCTTGCGGCTGGAGAGAGTACCGTCTTCAAGCCGGGTACTCCGGCAAGCGCTAATGCTACCTTCTATGTGGCTGCCGTAGACGTAGCCGGACATGAGACTGCTTCCGGCAGTGTGGCTGGCGGCATTAAGCCGACACCGGAGCCTACGGCTACTCCAGAACAGACGCCGGATGCTGAGCCGACACCGGACGCCGGAATCATCCCGGACAGTACGGAAGACCCTGGCATGATCATTGTTCAGCCGCCTGCTGTGGATACTTCAATTCCGCTAGGCGGAAACAGCGGCGGAAATGCCACGGGTAATAACAGCGGGAAGCCTGCAGGCAATGCCAACGGGAATACGGGCGGGAATGCCGCCACTAACGCAACAGGCAATACCGGACGTTAA
- the acsA gene encoding acetate--CoA ligase yields the protein MGQVQGEILPGRVQHSNMEDYSRAVHEFRWEDVERSFSWHGTGKVNMAHEAIDRHVEEGRGAATALIYSDAVREERYTFADLRERSNKFGNVLRKYGIGKGDRVFIFMPRTPELYFSLLGILKTGAVAGPLFEAFMETAVKDRLEDSGAVALVTTPELLHRVKRAQLPGLRHIFVVGASADDDSGLLSYETEMAEASAELEPEWLSLTDGLIMHYTSGSTGKPKGIYHVQRAMIQHYYTGKVVLDLRPDDVYWCTADPGWVTGTSYGIFAPWLNGVANVVRGGRFSPLDWYKTIERFGVTVWYSAPTAFRMLMGAGKETLEGIDLSSLRHVLSVGEPLNPEVVRWGDKIYQQRIHDTWWMTETGAQLICNYPGMDIKPGSMGRPLPGIEAAILDDRGNVLPPYSMGNLAIRTPWPSMMAKVWNNQAKYDEYFRIPGWYISGDSAYMDEDGYFWFQGRIDDVINSSGERIGPFEVESKLVEHPAVAEAGVIGKPDVMRGEIIKAFISLREGYSPTAELKEEIAAFVKAGLSAHAAPREIEFKDKLPKTRSGKIMRRVLKAWELHLPAGDLSTIED from the coding sequence ATGGGGCAAGTTCAAGGCGAAATTTTGCCGGGCCGGGTGCAGCATTCGAATATGGAGGATTATTCCCGGGCAGTTCATGAATTCCGGTGGGAGGATGTCGAGCGCAGCTTCTCCTGGCATGGGACCGGCAAGGTGAATATGGCACATGAAGCGATAGACCGTCATGTCGAGGAGGGGCGGGGGGCTGCTACGGCACTGATCTACAGCGATGCGGTGCGTGAGGAGCGGTACACCTTCGCCGACTTACGGGAACGGTCGAATAAGTTCGGTAATGTACTACGCAAATATGGAATCGGCAAAGGAGACCGGGTGTTCATCTTCATGCCGCGTACCCCGGAGCTGTATTTCAGCCTGCTCGGCATTCTGAAGACGGGAGCCGTGGCAGGTCCGCTGTTCGAGGCGTTCATGGAGACGGCGGTCAAGGACCGTCTGGAGGATAGCGGAGCCGTGGCACTGGTGACTACACCGGAGCTATTGCACCGGGTGAAGCGGGCGCAGCTTCCAGGACTGCGCCATATCTTTGTAGTCGGAGCCTCTGCTGATGATGATTCCGGGCTGCTGAGCTATGAAACGGAAATGGCTGAAGCGTCCGCCGAGCTGGAACCGGAATGGCTGAGCCTTACGGACGGTCTGATTATGCATTATACCTCCGGTTCCACCGGGAAGCCCAAAGGCATCTACCATGTGCAGAGAGCCATGATCCAGCACTATTATACAGGTAAGGTAGTTCTGGACCTGCGGCCGGACGATGTGTACTGGTGCACTGCCGATCCGGGTTGGGTGACCGGAACCTCTTATGGGATTTTTGCTCCTTGGCTCAATGGGGTAGCGAATGTAGTCCGGGGAGGCCGCTTCAGTCCGCTGGATTGGTATAAGACGATCGAGCGCTTCGGGGTGACGGTATGGTACAGTGCGCCTACGGCGTTCCGCATGCTGATGGGGGCTGGCAAGGAGACGCTGGAGGGGATCGATCTCAGTAGTCTGCGTCATGTGCTGTCTGTAGGCGAGCCGCTGAACCCGGAGGTCGTGCGTTGGGGAGACAAAATCTATCAGCAGCGGATTCACGATACGTGGTGGATGACCGAGACGGGGGCGCAGCTCATTTGCAACTACCCGGGAATGGACATCAAGCCCGGTTCCATGGGGCGGCCGCTGCCGGGGATTGAAGCAGCTATCCTTGATGACCGCGGCAACGTACTGCCGCCGTATTCCATGGGTAATTTGGCCATCCGCACTCCCTGGCCGTCTATGATGGCCAAGGTGTGGAATAACCAGGCTAAATACGATGAATACTTCCGAATTCCCGGATGGTATATCTCGGGGGATTCGGCTTACATGGATGAAGACGGATATTTTTGGTTTCAGGGCCGGATTGATGATGTGATCAATTCCTCCGGGGAGCGGATCGGGCCCTTCGAGGTCGAGAGCAAGCTGGTGGAGCATCCGGCTGTGGCGGAGGCTGGAGTAATCGGCAAGCCGGATGTCATGCGCGGAGAGATCATCAAGGCCTTCATCTCGCTGCGGGAAGGATACAGTCCAACCGCTGAGCTGAAGGAAGAGATCGCGGCATTTGTCAAAGCAGGCCTGTCTGCCCATGCTGCACCGCGTGAAATCGAGTTCAAGGATAAGCTGCCCAAGACCCGGTCCGGTAAAATTATGCGCCGTGTACTGAAAGCCTGGGAGCTGCATCTTCCGGCAGGCGATTTGTCCACCATCGAAGACTAG
- a CDS encoding GNAT family N-acetyltransferase, with the protein MEHHKIPVSHTIEHQGRLISVRGPLSPDTLQTLSMHRDLDAFRKPQEQLEALIEISGLPEGRIMAAVVSGVIVGYVTFHYPDELELWSQGGMEDLIELGAIEVADEYRGSGLAKLLVSSAFEEGQLENCIVFTTEYYWHWDLKGSGLTVWEYRQMMEKLMKTVDMVWYATDDPEICSHPANCLMVRMGQDVPLSSRETFDRVRFRQRFMY; encoded by the coding sequence ATGGAGCATCATAAAATCCCTGTATCCCATACGATAGAGCATCAAGGCCGACTGATTTCTGTCCGCGGCCCACTATCCCCCGATACACTTCAGACCTTAAGCATGCACCGCGATTTGGACGCCTTCCGTAAGCCGCAGGAGCAGCTCGAAGCCTTGATAGAGATATCGGGCTTACCTGAAGGACGCATCATGGCAGCAGTGGTCTCAGGCGTTATCGTGGGCTATGTCACCTTTCATTATCCGGATGAATTGGAGTTATGGTCTCAGGGCGGGATGGAAGATCTGATTGAGCTGGGGGCTATCGAAGTGGCTGACGAGTATCGCGGAAGCGGACTTGCGAAGCTGCTGGTTTCAAGCGCTTTTGAAGAGGGACAACTGGAGAACTGCATCGTATTCACAACCGAATATTATTGGCACTGGGACCTCAAGGGGAGCGGCCTTACCGTATGGGAGTACCGCCAGATGATGGAGAAGCTGATGAAGACGGTAGATATGGTGTGGTATGCCACCGATGATCCGGAGATCTGTTCGCATCCGGCCAACTGCCTCATGGTCCGCATGGGCCAGGATGTACCGCTGTCCTCCCGCGAGACCTTCGACCGGGTGCGCTTCAGACAGCGGTTTATGTATTAA
- a CDS encoding 5'-methylthioadenosine/adenosylhomocysteine nucleosidase yields MSGVLGLIGAMDEEIKLLLEEMENQQTMVKAGITFYTGTVFGKAAVVCKSGVGKVNAAVTTQILLDSFGVEQVLFTGVAGALHPELNIGDIVISSSCIQHDMDVTALGYARGVIPYQEISAFQADPLLVKLAEEACQELKQKCVTGIVLSGDQFIASRASVAMLREQLDGACAEMEGAAVAQVCHMNGIPFVIVRSMSDKADGSAHVNYSEFTVTASQHSHAILEHMLKAM; encoded by the coding sequence ATGAGCGGAGTGCTGGGTCTGATTGGTGCAATGGATGAAGAAATCAAGCTGCTGCTGGAAGAGATGGAGAATCAGCAGACTATGGTGAAGGCCGGAATTACCTTTTATACAGGGACAGTATTCGGGAAGGCAGCTGTGGTCTGCAAATCAGGGGTAGGGAAGGTGAACGCCGCAGTAACTACACAGATTCTGCTGGACAGCTTCGGCGTAGAGCAGGTGCTGTTCACCGGAGTGGCCGGAGCGCTGCATCCTGAACTGAACATCGGGGATATTGTTATTTCGTCATCCTGCATTCAGCATGATATGGATGTTACAGCCCTCGGTTATGCCAGAGGGGTGATCCCTTATCAGGAGATCTCTGCCTTCCAGGCAGATCCTCTGCTGGTGAAGTTAGCCGAAGAGGCTTGTCAAGAGCTGAAACAGAAGTGTGTAACTGGCATTGTGCTGTCCGGGGATCAATTCATTGCCAGCAGGGCGTCCGTAGCTATGCTGCGTGAGCAGCTGGACGGGGCCTGTGCAGAGATGGAGGGTGCGGCGGTCGCCCAGGTCTGCCATATGAACGGGATACCTTTTGTAATCGTACGCTCAATGTCAGATAAAGCAGACGGCTCAGCCCATGTGAATTACAGTGAATTCACCGTAACCGCCTCGCAGCATTCGCATGCCATTCTGGAGCATATGCTTAAGGCTATGTAG
- the ccpA gene encoding catabolite control protein A — translation MTVTIYDVAREAGVSMATVSRVVNNNPNVKPQTRKKVFEAIERLGYRPNAVARGLASKKTTTVGVVIPDISNSIFAEIARGIEDIANMYHYNIILCNADKRKEKEIRVINTLLEKQVDGLLFMGGTVTEEHIQAFQTSAVPIVLCATRDEKGTYPSVDIDHETAAFDAVNTLIRHGHREIAMISGTLQDPANGYARFHGYKKALEAAGIEYQEDLVRIGNYRYESGVEAMKYFLGLKKKPTAIFAATDEMAIGAIHSIQDEGLKVPDDFSIISVDNIRMASMVRPLLTTVAQPMYDLGAVAMRLLTKLMKKETVENPRVILPHETILRLSVNHVNK, via the coding sequence TTGACGGTAACCATTTACGATGTAGCTCGAGAAGCAGGCGTATCTATGGCTACGGTATCACGGGTTGTGAATAATAACCCCAACGTGAAACCGCAGACCCGGAAGAAGGTTTTTGAAGCGATTGAGCGTTTGGGCTATCGTCCGAATGCTGTGGCGAGAGGTCTCGCCAGCAAGAAAACGACAACCGTAGGGGTTGTTATCCCTGATATCTCAAACTCGATTTTTGCGGAAATTGCACGCGGGATTGAAGATATTGCCAATATGTATCACTACAACATTATTCTCTGTAACGCGGACAAGCGCAAAGAGAAAGAGATTCGTGTCATTAACACACTGCTGGAGAAGCAGGTGGACGGGCTGTTGTTCATGGGCGGAACCGTTACGGAAGAGCATATCCAGGCGTTCCAGACCTCTGCTGTGCCTATCGTACTCTGTGCGACCCGCGATGAGAAGGGAACGTATCCTTCCGTGGATATCGACCACGAGACGGCTGCATTTGATGCAGTGAATACGCTGATCCGCCACGGACACCGTGAGATCGCAATGATTAGCGGCACGCTGCAGGACCCTGCGAACGGTTATGCCCGGTTCCACGGCTACAAGAAGGCGCTGGAAGCGGCAGGTATCGAGTATCAGGAGGATCTGGTACGCATCGGTAACTATCGTTACGAATCCGGTGTCGAAGCCATGAAGTACTTCCTGGGTTTGAAGAAGAAGCCGACAGCTATCTTTGCCGCTACTGATGAGATGGCAATTGGCGCCATTCACAGTATTCAGGATGAAGGTCTCAAGGTGCCGGATGACTTCTCGATTATCAGTGTAGACAACATCCGGATGGCTTCAATGGTTCGTCCGCTCCTCACTACTGTAGCACAGCCGATGTATGATCTCGGTGCTGTGGCGATGAGACTGCTGACGAAGCTGATGAAGAAGGAGACGGTTGAGAATCCGCGGGTTATTTTGCCGCATGAGACCATTCTTCGTCTGTCTGTCAATCATGTCAACAAATAA